In Pseudochaenichthys georgianus chromosome 6, fPseGeo1.2, whole genome shotgun sequence, a single window of DNA contains:
- the cep41 gene encoding centrosomal protein of 41 kDa → MSLKQGIGSVVYLKKRIPKNEKYQHVKTRLDTGCSLSKYMERLEDIKKNYRYRNNEIFKRLKVTTFAQLILQVASVSDLNESEIDGESHCPEDGLSVVSEADLDCLSERTNGSSPQASPVSYRQDAGDIEMCNSARSTLLSVISGVGELNVDRTNQQTESECVFSPDLTDRPYPDCPYLLLDVRDRDHFDRCHIISSHSFPIALLSRTMNPYTKDVLQYKNASGKIIIVYDEDERIASQSATVMCERGFENLYMLSGGLKVIAQKFPEGLTTGSLPTSCLSSPSKGKKSSVPKPPLPAAEKSWRFASDDLSKIQDQLEENLVPSNSNSRMSSRVSSGSSLSKASSARSRQSPPSSSSSSSVAGRDSSRAQSSRPWK, encoded by the exons ATGTCGCTTAAACAGGGCATCGGCAGTGTGGTG TACTTGAAAAAGAGGATACCGAAAAATGAGAAATATCAACATGTCAAAACAAGGCTGGACACAG gtTGCAGTCTCTCAAAGTATATGGAAAGGCTGGAAGACATAAAAAAAA ATTACAGGTATCGAAATAATGAAATCTTTAAGCGGTTAAAGGTGACAACGTTTGCACAATTG ATACTCCAGGTAGCCTCTGTGTCCGACCTGAATGAAAGTGAGATTGACGGTGAATCCCACTGCCCAGAAG ATGGTCTGTCCGTGGTCTCTGAGGCAGACTTGGACTGTTTGTCTGAACGCACCAATGGCAGCTCTCCTCAGGCGTCACCTGTTTCCTATCGGCAGGATGCAGGAGACATAGAGATGTGTAACTCTGCCCGGTCAACGCTGCTGAG CGTTATCAGTGGGGTGGGGGAGCTGAACGTGGACCGGACCAATCAGCAGAcggagagtgagtgtgtgttcagCCCTGATCTCACTGACAGGCCGTACCCAGACTGCCCCTACCTGCTGCTGGACGTCCGGGACCGGGACCACTTCGACCGCTGCCACATCATCAGCT CACACAGTTTCCCCATCGCTCTGCTCTCACGCACCATGAACCCCTACACCAAAGACGTGCTGCAATAC AAAAACGCATCGGGGAAGATCATCATCGTGTACGATGAAGATGAGAGGATAGCGAGCCAGTCGGCCACCGTGATGTGTGAGCGAGGATTTGAGAATCTGTACATGCTGTCTGGAG GTCTTAAGGTAATCGCTCAGAAGTTTCCAGAAGGTTTGACGACGGGCTCCCTCCCGACCTCCTGCCTCTCCTCCCCCTCGAAGGGGAAGAAGAGCTCCGTGCCGAAGCCTCCTCTGCCGGCCGCGGAGAAGAGCTGGAGGTTTGCTTCTGACGATCTGAGCAAGATCCAGGATCAGCTGGAGGAGAACCTCGTGCCCAGCAACTCCAACA GCCGGATGTCGAGCCGCGTGTCCTCCGGCAGCTCTCTCTCCAAAGCGTCGAGCGCTCGCAGCCGACAGagtcccccctcctcctcctcctcctcctccgtggCAGGGAGGGACAGCAGCCGGGCTCAGAGCAGCAGGCCCTGGAAATAA